Proteins from a genomic interval of Zingiber officinale cultivar Zhangliang chromosome 1B, Zo_v1.1, whole genome shotgun sequence:
- the LOC122039940 gene encoding zinc finger MYM-type protein 1-like — translation MLRYFKKIRYEPTSNKSSPPPPPPPSPPPPLAPLDADSNEYPSDPGLRKHILEYNVNEREIVRRYYLQKEYNIAKDATFCIYCYLFKADHGGQSGDDSFVTEGFKNWRKKEKFNEHVGNQSSIHNRFLVDHNEDINRVTLDNAPSNLKLTSPDIQKDIIRSIAYLTTNSILGDLGDELFTILVDEARDISVKEQMTVALWFVDERGNIVKHFLGIVHVSDTTTLSLKTAIDSLLCQHGLSISNLRGQRYDGASNMRGEFNGLKSLIMMENPSAYYVHCFAHQLQLTLVAIAENHIRISTFFDVVAQLNNIVGASCKRRDILREKQFEKVIKGICNGDIFTGQEEGKDHKQRAQANNLLELIGKYEFIFQMHLMKNILGVTNDLSQALQRKDQDIINAMILVRSNKHQLQTMRDDGWDLLLNEVSLFCVKYEVVTPHMEDLFVFMGDHNEILKEGQIFTIIVLKHFMK, via the exons ATGTTGAGGTATTTTAAGAAAATACGATATGAACCTACTTCAAACAAGTCATCTCCCCCTCCACCACCTCCTCCTTCTCCACCTCCTCCACTAGCTCCTCTTGATGCTGACTCAAATGAGTATCCTAGTGATCCTGGGCTAAGAAAGCACATTCTTGAGTATAATGTTAATGAAAGGGAGATTGTTCGACGTTACTATTTGCAAAAAG AATACAACATTGCAAAAGATGCAACTTTTTGTATTTATTGCTATTTATTCAAAGCGGATCATGGTGGTCAAAGTGGTGATGATTCTTTTGTTACCGAGGGATTTAAAAattggagaaagaaagaaaaatttaatGAACATGTTGGAAATCAGAGCAGCATTCACAACAG ATTTCTTGTTGACCATAATGAGGATATCAATAGAGTTACACTAGACAATGCTCCCTCAAATCTCAAATTGACATCGCCTGATATTCAGAAAGATATTATCAGATCCATTGCTTATTTAACCACTAATTCTATTCTTGGAGATCTCGGTGATGAATTATTTACTATATTGGTTGATGAGGCTCGTGATATATCTGTTAAAGAACAAATGACAGTTGCTTTATGGTTTGTAGATGAAAGGGGAAATATTGTTAAGCACTTTCTAGGCATTGTACATGTAAGCGACACTACTACCTTATCACTTAAAACTGCTATTGATTCTTTGTTGTGCCAACATGGATTATCTATATCTAATTTGCGGGGGCAAAGATACGATGGAGCTAGCAATATGAGAGGAGAATTCAATGGATTAAAAAGCTTAATTATGATGGAGAACCCTTCTGCTTattatgttcattgttttgctcatcaactGCAACTTACACTTGTAGCTATTGCTGAAAATCATATAAGAATTTCTACTTTTTTTGATGTGGTTGCACAATTGAACAATATTGTTGGAGCGTCATGCAAGCGAAGAGATATACTTCGTGAGAAACAATTTGAAAAAGTTATTAAAGGAATTTGCAATGGTGATATCTTCACTGGACAAG AGGAGGGAAAAGATCACAAGCAAAGGGCACAAGCAAATAATCTGTTGGAATTGATTGGAAaatatgaatttatatttcaGATGCACTTAATGAAGAATATCTTGGGAGTCACGAATGATTTATCGCAAGCTTTACAAAGAAAAGATCAAGACATTATAAATGCCATGATTCTTGTAAGATCAAACAAACATCAACTGCAAACTATGAGAGATGATGGTTGGGATTTGTTACTGAATGAAGTTTCTTTATTTTGTGTTAAGTATGAGGTAGTCACCCCGCACATGGAAGACTTGTTCGTCTTCATGGGAGATCACAACGAAATATTGAAGGAAGGACAAATCTTCACTATTATCGTGTTGAAACATTTTATGAAGTGA